The following are from one region of the Bacillota bacterium genome:
- a CDS encoding response regulator transcription factor codes for MTVGAWPAASGSLAGLLAAGEAPRVLLLGPEPEEAARLVSFLRRVGFEAEATGLPVIAEEDGCPDTRAVQGLASRFDLAVVWLSEPDVQAREWVPVLRGLLRLPVVVASSDNRYESRVAALRAGAEDYVCRPLSPSEVALRLRAIYRRVGSRRVAQGPGGRSGQAAAHGLTVGPLSLERETRRAAVGGRSLDLTCREFNLLWLLASNPGRVFSRDELMLKLWGDEEAASQECVTVLVSRLRRKLRRAGAPPRLRIRALWGVGYRLEGPSPALPLSEAPVALGAGAALSLR; via the coding sequence ATGACGGTCGGGGCCTGGCCGGCTGCTTCCGGCTCCTTGGCCGGCCTGCTGGCGGCGGGGGAGGCCCCGCGCGTGTTGCTGCTGGGCCCGGAGCCGGAAGAGGCCGCCCGGTTGGTGAGCTTTCTCCGGCGGGTGGGGTTTGAGGCGGAGGCCACGGGGCTTCCGGTGATAGCCGAAGAGGACGGATGCCCCGACACCCGAGCGGTGCAGGGCCTGGCCTCCCGCTTCGACCTGGCCGTTGTCTGGCTGAGCGAGCCGGACGTCCAGGCCCGTGAGTGGGTCCCGGTGCTGCGGGGGCTGCTGCGCCTTCCCGTGGTGGTGGCGTCCTCGGACAACCGGTACGAATCCCGGGTGGCGGCGCTGAGGGCAGGCGCGGAGGACTATGTGTGCCGCCCCCTGTCGCCGTCCGAGGTGGCGCTGCGCCTGCGCGCGATCTACCGCCGGGTGGGGTCGCGCCGGGTGGCCCAGGGACCGGGGGGACGGTCAGGTCAGGCTGCGGCGCACGGCCTGACGGTCGGGCCGCTCTCGCTCGAACGTGAAACCCGCCGGGCTGCCGTGGGAGGGCGCTCCCTCGATCTGACGTGCCGGGAGTTTAACCTCCTGTGGCTTCTGGCATCAAACCCGGGACGGGTCTTCTCCCGAGACGAGTTGATGCTGAAGCTCTGGGGCGACGAAGAGGCCGCCTCGCAGGAGTGTGTCACCGTGCTGGTCAGCCGTCTGCGGCGCAAGCTGCGGAGGGCAGGAGCCCCGCCTCGGCTTCGGATCCGGGCACTGTGGGGTGTCGGCTACCGGCTCGAGGGGCCGTCGCCCGCGCTGCCGCTTTCGGAGGCTCCGGTCGCACTAGGGGCAGGCGCAGCACTGAGCCTCCGGTAG
- the nrfD gene encoding NrfD/PsrC family molybdoenzyme membrane anchor subunit, whose amino-acid sequence MKELAQHAAPGTMVLRGLSERVASIGWGRLVLWAVALSGAAAMVYRLGWGLGASTNLSDDWPWGWWIAVDVMGGVALAAGAFVVAAWVHVFGRHRYEVLAKPAVLTGFLGYLMVVVGLLMDIGRPYRIWHPIVMWQPHSVMFEVAWCVMCYTTVLALEFSPVAFEGLGWRRAARRVRRAIVPLVILGVMFSTLHQSSLGSLLLIAPYRMNPLWYSPLLPVFYFASAVAAGLATVQLEASAAGRFYGHRVGSALMEGLSRGLVWVLVLNAALRVADWVVRGTGPWMGPVTLESALAAAEVGLGMLVPAALLAVRSLRRRSAVRLWAAWMVVAGVLMNRIDSSLVAMRQSASSAYWPSVLEFVVTAGIIAGGMLAYDCVARHWPLFEAAAEPTPERAAAEHHRKTVEAPAS is encoded by the coding sequence ATGAAGGAACTCGCCCAGCACGCGGCACCTGGGACGATGGTGCTGCGCGGCCTGTCGGAGCGGGTCGCGAGCATCGGGTGGGGGCGGCTGGTTCTATGGGCAGTGGCGCTGTCCGGTGCCGCCGCCATGGTGTACCGCCTCGGGTGGGGGCTGGGAGCGAGCACCAACCTTAGCGACGACTGGCCGTGGGGCTGGTGGATTGCGGTCGACGTGATGGGCGGTGTGGCGCTGGCTGCAGGGGCTTTCGTCGTGGCGGCATGGGTGCACGTGTTTGGCCGCCACCGCTACGAGGTCCTGGCGAAGCCGGCCGTCCTGACGGGGTTCCTCGGGTATCTCATGGTGGTCGTAGGGCTCCTGATGGACATCGGGCGGCCTTACCGCATCTGGCACCCGATAGTGATGTGGCAGCCGCACTCCGTGATGTTCGAGGTCGCCTGGTGCGTCATGTGCTATACCACCGTGCTGGCCCTGGAGTTCAGCCCGGTCGCGTTCGAGGGGCTGGGGTGGCGAAGGGCTGCGCGGCGGGTGCGGCGCGCCATTGTGCCCCTGGTGATTCTGGGGGTCATGTTCTCCACGCTGCACCAGTCGTCGCTGGGCAGCCTGCTGCTCATCGCACCGTACCGGATGAATCCGCTCTGGTACTCCCCCTTGCTACCCGTCTTCTACTTCGCGTCGGCCGTGGCGGCCGGCCTGGCCACGGTGCAGCTGGAGGCGTCGGCTGCCGGCCGGTTTTACGGGCACCGAGTGGGGTCCGCCCTCATGGAGGGGCTCTCCAGGGGCCTCGTGTGGGTGCTCGTGCTGAACGCGGCGCTGCGGGTGGCCGACTGGGTCGTACGGGGGACCGGGCCGTGGATGGGCCCCGTTACCCTCGAAAGCGCCCTGGCCGCGGCCGAGGTGGGGCTGGGGATGCTGGTGCCGGCCGCTCTGCTGGCGGTGCGGTCGCTGCGCAGGCGCAGTGCGGTGCGCCTTTGGGCAGCGTGGATGGTCGTGGCGGGTGTGTTGATGAACCGGATCGACTCGTCCCTGGTCGCCATGCGCCAGAGCGCCTCGTCCGCCTACTGGCCATCCGTGCTGGAGTTTGTGGTCACCGCCGGTATCATCGCCGGCGGGATGCTGGCCTACGACTGTGTGGCACGGCACTGGCCGCTTTTCGAGGCTGCCGCTGAACCCACGCCCGAGAGGGCTGCGGCGGAGCACCACCGCAAGACCGTGGAGGCGCCGGCCTCATGA